The sequence ctgttggctatctgcaaattggtttgcaggatgtaacaaaatagatattcgcctctctcgttcgtatctgctcctccccacgcattgtggtgcgcatttgcatctgcgcctatgaccaaccgccctttgcgcccttcctcctgtactagccttttgcactccatcggtggaacctccgcagcatgggccatgtagcaggacgccaggataaatgcctgcttattcttttgctcaacggccaccgctacgagatcctcggtggtgtaattaggcagcatatatgaatgcagctgtttccttaccattactacagctcgcacccgtccttccgtttgtgcgtagtaaacgccaaacccgcgcgcgctaagtccagaaacctttcctcccgatgagagccacggctcctggatcagcgccacgtcaaacgaaccctcctcaagggttaggaggagttcgctcgacgccactttactgtgttggaggtttatctgtaggactcgcagcaccattgggctgtttgtccccctccagcaccttcgtcttgacgtcgtcgtcctcctcttgcccttttggtttagagtattcgaggcccccttcagcccctcgtgaatgttgtgccgtgtgttcctctgtgcgagtcacagcaccatttagcggttggtcctcttctagcacgttcgtggtgacgtcggggacctccacctgtcttttttcccttaggcttctgaggtccttttcgacttcgcccacttccagcgtgttaggatttttatcctcgggacttcttttcctgagtcgcatgtaaattttgccagtgccaaaggacattttgccaagctgcgtgtacaaaatatcctccgcctgcttgtttatttggaagatgtagaactgaccatcctcggtaggccgagatacagtaagtacctttcaatcctgtgtcggtatgttcggattctgattctgcagaagtcgcagtgtatcctccgacttcatcacgcatggtatccataccttaacttttggtaccgtggggatttgcgctttatccaccacctcaaaccgcgcgttcgtgccttgcctttggaggtttggaacgacttcctccagccaccgcaagctcgcgatgttgtcgcacgctatcatcttcacaccattataccatccccccgaatcaaaggttggaaggggcttacttggctgttcccgcatcatcttaagcattaagctaataagctccctttccacagatctccacctttcagtagtcatttgtccgaacggactgctacgatcaaccagcgccacagtcagtgactgctttgccacatcactcatcttctcgggaaaagcaggagtcttagtgttatctccctttggaacctccgagaacaccggagtcttcgcgttaactccctttagcgcctccgagaaagccggagtcttagcgttatctccctttggcttatctcctacttccgtagttggaacttccctctgactggcagctttctaggtagttgctacctcgctattggaacccatctgtcttacagctttgggcctacttgtcttgtctatgcgactgccctgcctcgcggctctaggactgggtcctttctgcctcttgaaagcaggcttgtcgccttctgccattcgacgcttcttcctcctcgtaccggttgcagaaccgagggtttctcgcagcaaaccttttgaactgccttcgacctacttctaccgcttcatgggcccattccaagcgctcgatctccacttctgttgggtcgaccactgctcccaagcgttgtacaattcttagtgctgcacggtactgcgagagagctcttttacttcctctgctccgtacccttctccactcttctactccgttttcatttgtgtgcttctccaacacggagttcattgaatcagcactactctcgctccctgagtccgacgcatcgcttaattcgtatttgtcgtccttggattgcgactcagtcctcctctttacatcgtccttctacaatcaggtaatgagtcgttcatcttggtcgtacgaccacctgccctacaaggcgggctcagcggtccagtattatatacggggaaagaaccgtccgccacagcagcgccccttactgcggtaaggccataaatacttcccgagatggcccggtgtcgggaaggctccgttcgaatacagccgaatttatcccctggctgcaaatcgtccaataggcacggtccgcataacacccctggattagggggttggcagttcttggtcaccgacatcccgccgccctcctatgaggcgaaacggcgtagatgtcagtcctaaacagctccgcctcatattcgggcgctatggagttcggctaagccctcacaccaacgacaaggtgcctaccctagtgagggcgacgtccacgtaacttttataaatcttttgtggctccttgctgttcacgtccaagggcatACCGTAGTCTACGCTTTagcgtctccgcgacggcaacccccgaggggtttcattgcgccatgttgccaggtcgcaaaccccaatctaacgggtaccccaatgcttgcccaaggacgcccagtcccagggcaacaacagcagttgcgtcctggccttcctcaacccaggcgtagtcacccgtcacttactcccagagtggcgacgtctccccctatgtacttcagaattctgcagttaaactgtaatgtactaactgggaagatcacggagatagtcgatttcatgaagcggcacaacatccgcattgctgcgattcaagagactaaactcacagcaaggtctgccaacctgttctgggtataatgtccacagaaaagattgcatgagcggaaatggaggcggcctcacgtttatcatacaccactctgtgcaatatcatatatttgatcctggcatcgaccgctggaacaatgtcttagaacgtcaaggcctttctgtccggtcaggcgatgcaaacctagaaatcatcaacatctacatcgctcagcgccttactcactggcaacaatcgcattatcttagccgACTTAAATggccatcacgatctatggcattcaaacttgcgggcggacagtaggggtgagatgttggctgatcaaatagaagaaacgacgttctgcacaataaacggagacgcccccacacgtatggtaggaagctgtcacagctcgccagatatctcaatcgtgagcgcagaactcgtaaactggcagccgatggtaacattcgcatccgaccacctgcccatacttatttcgctcgagcgtaccgccgacttcatcgtcactgaaaaacgcactttcataaacttcaaaaaaggaaaaatgggaagaatataaatgctttacagacaaccgctttgctgccctccctatcccgactgatgcccgccaaggggagcgtgccttccgtaaggtcattgaatccgccacggcacgtttcattcccgccgggagaattcccgaaatccggccccacttcccggcggaccaggtggaccgcaaattatctgggtggtcggcaggcatcggtgcaatttagaaacgaaacatcaaaaccaagaagaattaaacaaggggtgccacagggtggtgttctatcccctcttttgtttaatttctacatatctaagctaccttcaccaccagaaggagtcactaatgtttcatacgccgatgactacacaataatggccacagacccaggcccacagatcgatgagctctgcaacagaataaacggctacctccctgatcccgactaaatcttccgcgaccttatttacaacatggacttcccaaatgtcgaccattttgaacatccacgccgatggcactacgctaccgactgtcctacaccccaaaatcttgggtgtgacgtttgatcaggatctacattttggtgagcacgcagccgacattgttccgaaaatccagagccgtaataaaatcctcaaatcccttgctactCGATACAATCATTAAACGTGGGTCTGGCTCTAAAGAGCAACCAACTATgctttgtatttagttttttgcaaCCATTCTTTTTAGGTAAGGGTAATCGCTATGTTAATTGGATGTGGCTGGAAAAGGGTGCACCCAAACGGTGTGAATGTGGATTTTATTTCCAATTAAAGGAAgtaaaaccaatttaaaaagAATTACAGCAAAAGTCAACTTAAAACCGTGGTATATATTCGTCCGAtatattattaatttgaatataattGTTTACACATTATAAATAAACTAAGAATATTAGCCTATGTTATAACCAGTCAAGAGGTAACCACTATTACCATTCATATTTACTTCAGGATGTGTGCGATTGGGCAATATTTGATAGTAACGTAACCAATTTCTAGTAAAATGCAAATTTGTGACATTAGAGTTGGTTTTCAGCTCTACATACAAGTCCATTAACAATTCCTTGCTAAAACTGTACAACACTATTGGGCGTGAAGGTTTTACAAAGTGTAATAAAGCTTGCACGATGTTACTTGGGTTGCAGATGGGTTATTTGTTTCGCTATAATCGCCGGTGCTGTCGCTATTAGGTTACGCtgctgttgttgtaacagtgcttgatGTTGCGCCCGAAGTTGCTGCAGAAAAAAAAGAGTCAAGTTATTACAGCTAGCAAGGTTTTATTGTGCTGTAATGGCGAAAACCTGTCCGAGGTTTTTGAGCATACAAATTTAGGTCGTTCTGTAAACAAGACCAGAAAGGCTTTGGAGAATTCTCCAAGTGTTTTTGGCAATATTTTTATACAGATCAAGCCTGTCTAATCGTTTATTCAATGTTACTTACCCGCATCATCTTCGCTTAGTTTCTGCTTTTTACTGCTTGGCTCTCTTTCTTCAATGGATGTACTTGGCTCAGTTGCGGCCTTGGGTACCTGGTGATCCTTCTCTTGATAGTATTCTCGCAGCACCGAATATAAATTTACCGATATACAACGTGTTAGTTGCTCTTTCATTGCTTGCTTCTGTGGCACATTACCTGGATGCATGTGCACAAGTGTCGCCTCAGTGTTAGCGCCAATTGAATTCAGAAAGCTTGCAGCTAGCAGACCACTTGTACCACTCTCATACATTAAATAACTACCAAAACCGCTTACACCCGCATAtgaaatgttattatttttattataattttattaaaagttgCCAATACGCAACTGACAGCCGTAACTGACAATACTTCAAATGGATTGGGTTGCGTGAAATTAAAGAGTAGCAaaaaatactactatgtataaaacagctgatagggttGTTGTATGTCAATTTCGTTAAGTaactaagttggtgaaaccgaaaaaaaactaaGCCGCAAATCAGGACTAACTTAAGTCAcaactaagttttagcctaagtcaagttggtgaaatcggccctaagacatttttttcaattcaggagagtctttagttgttccatgtgcaaagttttagccgaatttcaaaagcaacgaatattgataatgattttttgcctaggcctgaggagacaataaaaacatcaaacaaaaatgtgtttctcagggggcccgcgatttagagttactaagacattttttttttttaattcaggagag is a genomic window of Eurosta solidaginis isolate ZX-2024a chromosome 4, ASM4086904v1, whole genome shotgun sequence containing:
- the LOC137248072 gene encoding uncharacterized protein, which encodes MYESGTSGLLAASFLNSIGANTEATLVHMHPGNVPQKQAMKEQLTRCISVNLYSVLREYYQEKDHQVPKAATEPSTSIEEREPSSKKQKLSEDDAATSGATSSTVTTTAA